The window TTTCAAGATGAAGTGTTTGAGATATTTAAAGACCTCAGACATCCGTTCTGTGAAATATTAAAGGAAGGTACGAAACAGGGAATCTTTAAAACTCCCTATCCTGAAGCAGCGGGTTATTTAATACTTTCAATGGTTTATACATTGATTCCTAATTTGCAGCCAAAGAATTTGCCATTAGATTTACCTGTAGATGAAAAAATTGAATTTTTAATCAACTTCGTACTAAATGGATTAGGGTGTAATAAAAATTAGGGAAATAAGTTTTCCTTTTTTTAAACAACATAAATGGGTGACTGGTCACTCACCCGAAAGGAAGAAAGAATGTTGAATAAATTTGATTCTGTTAAGACGGCACCAGAAGTGTTATCAAAAGGTGGATTGATCCCTGTTTCCCGATGACGAATGTAGAGAAAAACGAAGGAGAACTAGTGGAAATTCTGAATTCATTACACTTTAATCCATAAATTTTGGTGGAAGATGTTCTAACACTAAGTCAAATGCCGATTCCCGTAAAAAATTTGAAGCTTTTATGTGAATAGATCTGAAATTCAAACTAGAGAATAGGATGATGAATGAATGTTTACCAAACTCGCAAAATGGGTGACTGGTCACCCAAAGAAAATCCTGTTATTTTGGATTTTAATATTATTAGCAGGGGGATACTTTGCCATTAATCTTCCTAATCAATTATCTTCTGGTGGTTTTAATGACCCTAAAAGCGAATCGATGACTGAAAAGAATATAATACAAAAAGAATTTTCCAATAAATATCCTCAAAACTTAATTGTGGTGGTTCAACACAAATCAAAGACAGTTTCTGATAAAGATTATGAAAAGATTATTGGAGAAATTAAGAACTAACTCAATGGTTTTAGCCAAATTAAAGAAGTAACGACTTATTATGATCACAAGAATAAACAATTAGTCTCTAAAGATAAATCAACAACTTATATAGCAGTTGGACTATCTGCAACTGAAGATCAAGCAGCGAGCTTGGTACCTAAGATTGAATCTAAATTAGGCAGTATTGGTCATAAAAATTTTAACGTGAAAGTAACCGGTGGACCCGCTCTTAATTACGCTTTAAATAAAGCTACAAAAGAGTCGGTATCAAAAGCTGAAATGATTGCATTTCCGGTAATGGTTATAGTTCTTCTCATCGTATTTAGGACTGTATTTTCTGCAGTATTGCCTTTAGCAATGGCAATGTTTGCTCTAACTGGTACGATGGCTACAGTATATTTTATAGCTCAGAACTATTCTCTAAATATTTTAGTTACCAATATTATCAGTATGGTTGGGCTAGGAGTTGCGGTTGACTATTCACTGTTTATCGTAAGTAGGTACAGAAAAGAGCTGGAGCATTCAAGTGTTATCGAGGCAGTAAAAAAAACGATGGAAACGGCAGGTAGATCTGTTCTTTATTCGGGCTTAACTGTAGCAATTAGTTTATCCGCTTTGTTTATTCCCAATATAATGATTTTTAATTCCATCGCATTGGGAGGAGTCATCGTCGTTTTCTTCTCTATCTTGGTTTCCATAACATTGTTGCCCGCTCTTTTAACAATGATGGGAACCCGGGTAAACAAATGGAGAATACCTTTATTTAATAGGCGTAATAAAACAAATATATGGGAACGGTTGGCGAATAAGTTAATTAAACATCCAGTTGTCTTTTTAATCCCATCGCTTTTCATTCTATTGATCATTGCTGTTCCTGCCATAAAAACAAACATGCAAGTACCAGTTGCTAGTGCATCTTCTATTCCAAACGATTCTCCGGAACGTGAAGGATTTGAGATGTTGATCAATAAGTTTGATCAAGGTGATGTATTTCCAATTGAGATTGTTTTGAAATCGCAACATGGAAAAATAATTGATAAATCAAACTTAGAAACAGTTAATCGAATTACAAATGAAGTAAGCAAATTGGATTACGTTGATAAAGTAACGAGTATCACTAATTGGAACAATGAATGGAAATTAGAAGATTATGAAGGAGCTTATAAAAATTTCAATTTGTTTTCAGGCACACTAAAAGAACAATTAGAGAACTTGTTAAATGCAGACAATGGCAAAGATACTACAGTTATCCTTGTAGCATCTGATATAGCAGCAGATTCAAAAATCTCTCATAATCTTGTAAAGGATATCAGGGAAACCGTTAAGAAAAACAATACGAATCATCTAACTACTTATGTAGGGGGAGAAACTGCAACAGGATTGGATTTTGACCATAAGGTTTTCGAAAGTATTCCGATCATGATTTTAACCGTGTTTATAGTCAGTTTCTTTGTTTTAGTCATAACCTTTAAATCCATTATTATTCCAATTAAAGCAATTGTCCTAAATACACTTGTCACTTTAGCAAGTATAGGAGTATTGGTTTTTGGTTTTCAAAACAAGTTCTCATTAAACTTTGACCCGAATCAAACCATAAATTCAATCACGCCAGTTGTACTTTTCACGGTTCTCTTTGGACTAAGTATGGATTATGAAGTAATTATCATTAGTCGAATGAAAGAATTTTTTGAAGAAGGTCTATCCCATGACAATAGTATCGTGAAAGGATTATCAGATACAGCAGGATTAGTGAATGGAGCAGCAATTATAATGATAGCTGTTTTTGGCGCATTTTCATTAGTAAATGTAAGAGTTGTTGCAGAGATGGGACTTGGATTAGCATTTGCAATACTTGTGGATGCTTTATTGGTAAGAACGATTCTAATTCCGATATTGATGAAATTATTTGGAGAATTAAATTGGTG of the Bacillus smithii genome contains:
- a CDS encoding MMPL family transporter — its product is MKEVTTYYDHKNKQLVSKDKSTTYIAVGLSATEDQAASLVPKIESKLGSIGHKNFNVKVTGGPALNYALNKATKESVSKAEMIAFPVMVIVLLIVFRTVFSAVLPLAMAMFALTGTMATVYFIAQNYSLNILVTNIISMVGLGVAVDYSLFIVSRYRKELEHSSVIEAVKKTMETAGRSVLYSGLTVAISLSALFIPNIMIFNSIALGGVIVVFFSILVSITLLPALLTMMGTRVNKWRIPLFNRRNKTNIWERLANKLIKHPVVFLIPSLFILLIIAVPAIKTNMQVPVASASSIPNDSPEREGFEMLINKFDQGDVFPIEIVLKSQHGKIIDKSNLETVNRITNEVSKLDYVDKVTSITNWNNEWKLEDYEGAYKNFNLFSGTLKEQLENLLNADNGKDTTVILVASDIAADSKISHNLVKDIRETVKKNNTNHLTTYVGGETATGLDFDHKVFESIPIMILTVFIVSFFVLVITFKSIIIPIKAIVLNTLVTLASIGVLVFGFQNKFSLNFDPNQTINSITPVVLFTVLFGLSMDYEVIIISRMKEFFEEGLSHDNSIVKGLSDTAGLVNGAAIIMIAVFGAFSLVNVRVVAEMGLGLAFAILVDALLVRTILIPILMKLFGELNWWIPFKKKGTSKTKVPHESLPVRGGTNS